CCGGGCACAGCGCCGCCCGCCCCCGCGGCCCTCGCCGCCAAGGTGCGCACGCTCGCCCCCTCCATGACACGTTCCATGCAGCGCGTCGCCGAGGCCGTCGCGGGCGACCCGGCCGGCTGCGCCGCCCTCACGGTCACCGGGCTCGCCGAGCTCACCGGCACCAGCGAGGCGACGGTGGTCCGCACCGCCCGGCTGCTCGGGTACCCGGGGTACCGGGATCTGCGGCTGGCCCTCGCCGGACTCGCGGCGCAGCAGCAGTCGGGCCGCGCCCCCGCCATCACCACCGACATCGCCGTCGACGACCCCATCGCCGACGTCGTGGCCAAACTCGCCTACGACGAGCAGCAGACGCTCGCCGACACGGCGGCCGGACTCGACACCGTGCAGCTGGGGGCCGCGGTCGCCGCGGCCGCCGTCGCGCGGCGCATCGACGTGTACGGGGTGGGCGCGTCGGGGCTGGTCGCCCAGGACCTCACGCAGAAGCTGCTGCGGATAGGGCTGATAGCCCACGCGCACAGCGACCCGCACCTGGCCGTGACGAACGCGGTGCAGCTGCGGGCCGGTGACGTCGCCATCGCCATAACGCACTCCGGGTCGACGGGGGACGTCGTGGAGCCGCTGCGGGTGGCCTTCGAACGCGGGGCGACGACCGTGGCGATCACCGGGCGGCCGGACGGGGCGGTCGCGCAGTACGCCGATCACGTGCTGACCACGTCCATCGCCCGGGAGAGCGAGCTGCGGCCGGCCGCGATGTCGTCCCGGACCAGTCAACTGCTGGTCGTGGACTGCCTGTTCGTGGGCGTGGCGCAGAAGACGTACGAGACGGCGGCGCCCTCGCTGGCCGCGTCGTACGAGGCGCTCGCCCACCGGCACCGGCGCTAGACCCTCGCCCCTCCCTCTCTCACGTTCCCGGCAGCACTTCACGAAAGAGCCGCTCCACCATGACCTCCACCTCCAACCCCCGTGATCTGCGCGCCGAGTTGGAATCGCTCACCACCGAGGCCTTCCGTCCCGACCTCGCCGACATCGACCGGCTGCCCACCCTGGAGATCGCCCGGCTCATGAACGGCGAGGACGCCACCGTCCCCGCGTCCGTCGCCGCACGGCTGCCGGAGATCGCCGCCGCCATCGACGCCATCGCCGAGCGCATGGCCCGCGGCGGCCGGCTCGTCTACGCCGGTGCCGGGACCGCCGGCCGGCTCGGCGTGCTGGACGCCTCCGAGTGCCCGCCGACCTTCAACACCGATCCGGAACAGGTGGTCGGGCTCGTCGCGGGCGGTCCCGCCGCCATGGTCACCTCCGTCGAGGGCGCCGAGGACTCCGCCGACCTCGCCCGCGCCGACCTGGACGCGCTCGCCCTCACCGCCGCCGACACGGTGGTCGGCATCTCCGCCTCCGGGCGCACCCCGTACGCCATCGCGGCCGTCGAACACGCCCGTCGGCAGGGCGCGCTGACCGTCGGGCTCGCCTGCAACGCCGACAGCGCGCTCGCCGCGGCCGCCGAGCACGGCATCGAGATCGTCGTAGGGCCCGAACTGGTCACCGGCTCCACCCGGCTCAAGGCGGGCACCGCGCAGAAGCTGGTCCTCAACATGCTCTCGACGATCACGATGATCCGGCTGGGCAAGACGTACGGGAACCTGATGGTCGACGTACGCGCCTCGAACGAGAAGCTGCGGGCCCGTTCCCGCCGTATCGTCGCCCTCGCCACGGGAGCGCCGGACGAGGAGATCGAGCGGGCCCTGGCGGCCACGGACGGCGAGGTGAAGAACGCGATCCTCACCCTCCTGGCGGACGTCGACGGCCCCACGGCGGCCCGGCTGCTCGAGGAGTCCGGCGGACACCTGCGGGCGGCGCTGGCGGCGGCCCGCTGAGGGACCGGCGCCGGCGGCCCGGGGCCGTTGTCGGTGCAGACTGTTACCCATGAACCACGCCCAGCTCACCGCCCTGGGCCGAGCCCTCCGCCTCCTCGGCGAGCACGGCGAGGCCCTCACCGCCGACACCCCGGACGCCAGGTTGCACGAGGTCAGGGCCGATCTGCGGCGCGCCCTGGACCTGCTGGACGAGAGCGTCTCCACGGCGGCCCCCGCCACCCGCTGCGCCGAGCACCCGAACGGCCCGGTCGACGAGAGCGCCCCCGACCGCTGCCTGCTCTGCGAGACCCGGCGCCGGGCGGCCCGCCGCGCCGAGTTCAACGGCGGCTCCCTGCCTGTGCACCCCACCGAGTCCGCGCCCTCCCGCTACGGCGTCCGGGGCGACCGCCCCCAGCCCCAGCAGCGCTGGCTGCCGGAGCTGTGGACGGGGCAGGAGTGGCAGCTGTGCGGTACGCCGAGGAGGGACCGGCGCGAGGCGGAGCTGTATCTCGCCGCCCAGCGCCGGGGCCCGCGCGCCGCCATGGCCTACCGGCTGGTGCACGAGTTCACCGACTACGAGGTGCTGCGGGTGTGGGGCACCCCGGTGAAGGTCGACATCGAGCCGCTGGGCAACCTCTGAACGCCGAGGCGGCCTAGGCCCTGTCGGCCTGGGAGAGCAGCGGCAGGGGGGTGAACTCGTAGCCCTCCCACAGCTGCCGCGTGGCCTCCTCGGGGTAGGGCCGCACCTCGGGCCGGGCGTCCAGTACCTGGACCAGACGGTCCGCCTCCCCGTACGCCGGCCAGCCCGGGTCGCCGGTGCGCGCGAACGCCGTCCACGACGCGCGGAAGCGCGCCGACAGCTCCTCCGCCTCCGCCGGCACACCGCTCCCCGCGAAGAGCAGGTTGCCGAGGTCGGCCTCGAACGTGCCGAACAGCAGGGGGATGTCCAGGCCGTGGCAGGCGCCGAGGACGCCGCCCGCGCCGGGCGCCGGCCAGGTCAGCTCGTAGAAGTGGGCGCGGCCGCCGCCCACCACCTGCGCCTGAGCCAGCCGCAGGCTCGGCATGGTGAACAGCCAGTCCGTCTGGACGCGTTCGTACAGGTCGCTCGGGGTGGCGTCGGGGTGGGCGGCGCGATAGGCCCGCTCAGCGTCGGGTCCGGGCCCGAACGTCCGCAGCGCCCACGCCGCCTGCTCCTCGGTGACCTTGCCGAGCAGTTCGCCCATGACGAGGAACAGCCGCCACTCGTCGCGGTTGTGCCCGACGAGCAGGTCCAGGTCCCGGGCCGCGCCCGCGGCCAGCGCCTGCCAGGGGGTGACGGGCAGCACCTCGCCGTCGACGACCGGCGAGAAGGGCGTGACCGTGGGCGCCGCCCGCCCCCACCGGTCCTCGTACTGCCGCATCTTCGCGCTCAACGCCTCGCCGGCGGAGGTGAGTTGCCGGGGGTCCACGGCGGACAGCGCGGCCGCCGTCGGCGGCAGACCGGCCTCCCTGGCGATCTCGGCGGCGATGTCCCGGGCGAGTTCGTCGGAGAAGTAGGTGCCCGGCACGCTCTGGGCGATCGCCCGCCCGAACAGCCCCCGCGCCCTCGGCATGGCCAGCAGCGCCGCCACCGACCCCGCGCCCGCCGACTCCCCGAACACGGTCACCCGCCCGGGGTCGCCGCCGAACGCCGTGATGTTGTCCCGTACCCACTCGAGGGCGGCGACCTGGTCGAGCAGGCCCCGGTTGGCGGGCGCCCCCTCGATGCTCGCGAACCCCTCCACGCCGACCCGGTAGTTGAGGGTGACGACGACCAGGTCGCCGTCGCGCGCGATGCGCTGGGCGTCGTAGCCGGGGCTGCCGGAGTGGCCCAGTTTGTAGGCGCCGCCGTAGATCCACACCATCACCGGACGGAGCGCGGCCGGATCGGCCTGCGGGGTCCAGACGTTGACGGTGAGCCAGTCGTCGCCGTCGGGCGCGTCCAGCACGCCCCTGCGGCCCTGGATACCGAGATCCTGCGGGGGCGGCGGCCCGAACGCGTACGCCTCCCGTACCCCGTCCCAGGCCCGCACGGGCCGCGGCGCCTGGAACCGGAGCTCACCCACCGGCGGTTCGGCGAACGGCACGCCCCGGAAGACGGCCAGCCCGCCCTCCAGACGTCCTCGCACCGCGCCGGCTCCGGTGCGTACGACCGGACCTTCCGCTGTCGTCATCGTCGGCTCCTCACGGGTGGGGATGCGGGGCTGCCGGTCCACTCAAACGAACAAGCTTGCTGGAATCAAGCAAACCCGCGCACTCCGCGCCGGCCGCGGTCGGCGGTCGGCGCGGAGTCGCCGTTCAGCTCAGGGACTTCAGCGCCGCCGCGTCGTAGGGCTTCAGCTCGTCGAAGCGGCCGGCCAGCACCTTCGCGGCCCACTCCGGGTCCTGCAGCAGGGCCCGCCCCACGGCCACGAGGTCGTACTCGTCGCTCTCCAGCCGGTCGAGCAGGTCGTCGATGCCCCGTACCGGCGATCCCTCGCCTGCGAACCCGCGGATGAAGTCGCCGTCGAGCCCGACGGACCCGACGGTGATCACCTGCTTGCCGGTCAGCTTCTTCGTCCAGCCGGCCAGGTTCAGGTCGGCGCCGTCGAACTCGGGCAGCCAGTAACGCCGGGTGGAGGCGTGGAACGCGTCGACGCCCGCCGCCGCCAGCGGGGCGAGGATCGCCTCCAGCTCCTCGGGGGTCTCGGCGAGCCGAGCGGTGTAGTCCTGCTGCTTCCACTGCGAGTAGCGGAAGATGATCGGGAACTCGGGCGACACGGTCTCCCGCACGGCCGCGACGATCTCCGCCGCGAACTTCGCACGGGCGACGAGGTCACCGCCGTACGCGTCCGTGCGGTGGTTCGTCCCCGCCCACAGGAACTGGTCGACCAGGTAGCCGTGCGCGCCGTGGATCTCCACGCCGTCGAAGCCGATGCGCTCGGCGGCCGCGGCGGCCTCGGCGAACGCGCCGATGACGTCGTCCACGTCGCGCTGGGTCATCGCCCGGCCGGTCGGCTCGGCACCGGCGGTGACCAGGCCGGAGGGGCCGACGGCGGGGGCGTCGGGGAAGGGCGGGTCGCCCTGCTCGCGGACCATGCCGATGTGCCACAGCTGCGGCACGATCGTGCCGCCCGCCGCGTGCACCGCCTCGGCGACCCGCTGCCAGCCCGCCAGTTGCTGCTCGCCGTGGAAGCGCGGGACGCGGTCGCTCTGCCCGGCGGACTCGTGGCCGACATAGGTGCCCTCGGTGACGATCAGACCGACGCCGGCGGCGGCGCGGCGGGCGTAGTACGAGACCACGTCCTCGCCGGGGATGCCGCCAGGGGAGAACTGGCGGGTCATCGGCGCCATCACGATGCGGTTGGGGACGGTCAGGCCGTTGATCGCGGTGGGCCGGGACAGGATCTCGGCGGCGCGGGAGGTGGTGGCGGTCACGCGGGGGTACTCCTCGGTATGTGCATACGCATAGACACTGCTTCAGCGTCAACCGCCGCACGCGTCACCGCATTTCCGGCCGCCCTGTGACCCCGGACACGCCGAAGGGCGGCACCGCCTGCCGGAGCAGGAAGTGCCGCCCTCCTTAGGGACGTTGATCAGCCGTCAGGCGGATCAGAAGTCCATGTCACCGCCCGGCATGCCGCCACCGGCGGGCGCGGCGGCCTTCTCCGGCTTGTCGGCGATGACGGCCTCGGTGGTGAGGAAGAGCGCGGCGATGGAGGCGGCGTTCTGCAGGGCAGAGCGCGTGACCTTCGCCGGGTCGATGATGCCTTCCTTGACCAGGTCGACGTACTCGCCGGTCGCGGCGTTGAGGCCGTGACCCGGGGTGAGGTTGCGGACCTTCTCCA
The sequence above is drawn from the Streptomyces sp. SLBN-31 genome and encodes:
- a CDS encoding MurR/RpiR family transcriptional regulator, with the translated sequence MTQNVKEIFAGHGAGTPGTAPPAPAALAAKVRTLAPSMTRSMQRVAEAVAGDPAGCAALTVTGLAELTGTSEATVVRTARLLGYPGYRDLRLALAGLAAQQQSGRAPAITTDIAVDDPIADVVAKLAYDEQQTLADTAAGLDTVQLGAAVAAAAVARRIDVYGVGASGLVAQDLTQKLLRIGLIAHAHSDPHLAVTNAVQLRAGDVAIAITHSGSTGDVVEPLRVAFERGATTVAITGRPDGAVAQYADHVLTTSIARESELRPAAMSSRTSQLLVVDCLFVGVAQKTYETAAPSLAASYEALAHRHRR
- the murQ gene encoding N-acetylmuramic acid 6-phosphate etherase, with protein sequence MTSTSNPRDLRAELESLTTEAFRPDLADIDRLPTLEIARLMNGEDATVPASVAARLPEIAAAIDAIAERMARGGRLVYAGAGTAGRLGVLDASECPPTFNTDPEQVVGLVAGGPAAMVTSVEGAEDSADLARADLDALALTAADTVVGISASGRTPYAIAAVEHARRQGALTVGLACNADSALAAAAEHGIEIVVGPELVTGSTRLKAGTAQKLVLNMLSTITMIRLGKTYGNLMVDVRASNEKLRARSRRIVALATGAPDEEIERALAATDGEVKNAILTLLADVDGPTAARLLEESGGHLRAALAAAR
- a CDS encoding carboxylesterase/lipase family protein; the protein is MTTAEGPVVRTGAGAVRGRLEGGLAVFRGVPFAEPPVGELRFQAPRPVRAWDGVREAYAFGPPPPQDLGIQGRRGVLDAPDGDDWLTVNVWTPQADPAALRPVMVWIYGGAYKLGHSGSPGYDAQRIARDGDLVVVTLNYRVGVEGFASIEGAPANRGLLDQVAALEWVRDNITAFGGDPGRVTVFGESAGAGSVAALLAMPRARGLFGRAIAQSVPGTYFSDELARDIAAEIAREAGLPPTAAALSAVDPRQLTSAGEALSAKMRQYEDRWGRAAPTVTPFSPVVDGEVLPVTPWQALAAGAARDLDLLVGHNRDEWRLFLVMGELLGKVTEEQAAWALRTFGPGPDAERAYRAAHPDATPSDLYERVQTDWLFTMPSLRLAQAQVVGGGRAHFYELTWPAPGAGGVLGACHGLDIPLLFGTFEADLGNLLFAGSGVPAEAEELSARFRASWTAFARTGDPGWPAYGEADRLVQVLDARPEVRPYPEEATRQLWEGYEFTPLPLLSQADRA
- a CDS encoding NADH:flavin oxidoreductase, whose amino-acid sequence is MTATTSRAAEILSRPTAINGLTVPNRIVMAPMTRQFSPGGIPGEDVVSYYARRAAAGVGLIVTEGTYVGHESAGQSDRVPRFHGEQQLAGWQRVAEAVHAAGGTIVPQLWHIGMVREQGDPPFPDAPAVGPSGLVTAGAEPTGRAMTQRDVDDVIGAFAEAAAAAERIGFDGVEIHGAHGYLVDQFLWAGTNHRTDAYGGDLVARAKFAAEIVAAVRETVSPEFPIIFRYSQWKQQDYTARLAETPEELEAILAPLAAAGVDAFHASTRRYWLPEFDGADLNLAGWTKKLTGKQVITVGSVGLDGDFIRGFAGEGSPVRGIDDLLDRLESDEYDLVAVGRALLQDPEWAAKVLAGRFDELKPYDAAALKSLS